A genomic stretch from Nitrospiraceae bacterium includes:
- the dnaK gene encoding molecular chaperone DnaK produces MGKVIGIDLGTTNSCVAIMSGGDPVVIANAEGSRTTPSVVAITDKGERLVGQIAKRQAITNPENTIFSVKRLMGRKFKSREVQEAIKRLPYKVVEADNGDAHVELRGKRYSPPEISAMILQKMRQTAEDYLGEKVTEAVVTVPAYFDDSQRQATKDAGQIAGLNVLRIINEPTAASLAYGLDKKKDERISVYDLGGGTFDISVLEIGEGVFEVKSTNGDTYLGGDDFDLRVMDWLVDEFRKDQGIDLRKDRMALQRLKESAERAKIELSSSQETEINLPFITADASGPKHMVTKLTRAKLEQLVDDLIQRTVEPCRKALGDAGVSGRDINEVVLVGGMTRMPKVIQVVKEFFSKEPHRGVNPDEVVAIGAAIQGGVLKGDVKDVLLLDVTPLSLGIETLGGVFTKLIERNTTVPTKKSQIFSTAADNQTAVTIRVFQGEREMANDNKLLGQFDLVGIPPAPRGMPQIEVAFDIDANGIVHVSAKDMATQKEQSIKITASSGLSKEEVEKLVKDAQSHTEDDKKRRKAAEAKNQADNLIYQTEKNLTEHGDKVPAEEKTKIQEAVAALKKAMEGTDTAAIESATQTLMTASHKLAEEMYKKASATSGAGTSSADSNGAGETKTDEKVVDAEFEEVDKDKK; encoded by the coding sequence ATGGGGAAAGTAATCGGCATCGACCTGGGAACGACCAACTCCTGCGTCGCCATTATGAGCGGAGGAGATCCTGTCGTCATTGCAAATGCGGAAGGAAGCCGGACGACACCGTCCGTTGTCGCGATTACGGACAAAGGAGAACGTCTGGTCGGTCAAATCGCGAAGCGGCAGGCTATCACCAATCCGGAAAACACCATCTTTTCCGTCAAACGTCTGATGGGTCGCAAGTTCAAGAGCCGCGAGGTACAGGAAGCTATCAAACGTCTGCCCTATAAAGTGGTCGAAGCCGACAATGGCGATGCGCACGTTGAGTTACGTGGCAAACGATACAGTCCGCCTGAGATTTCCGCGATGATTCTGCAGAAGATGCGGCAGACGGCGGAGGATTATCTTGGCGAAAAAGTCACGGAAGCGGTCGTCACCGTTCCAGCCTATTTTGACGACAGCCAGCGCCAAGCGACTAAAGACGCGGGTCAAATCGCCGGTCTCAACGTCCTGCGGATCATCAACGAGCCCACCGCCGCTTCCTTGGCTTACGGCCTCGACAAGAAAAAGGACGAGCGGATCTCCGTCTACGATCTGGGGGGCGGGACATTCGACATCTCGGTCCTGGAAATCGGCGAAGGCGTGTTTGAGGTGAAGTCGACAAACGGTGATACCTATCTCGGCGGTGACGACTTCGACCTACGCGTCATGGACTGGTTGGTCGACGAATTCAGGAAGGATCAAGGTATCGATCTCCGTAAAGATCGAATGGCTCTCCAGCGTCTGAAGGAATCAGCCGAACGGGCCAAGATTGAGTTGTCCTCTTCGCAGGAAACAGAGATCAACCTTCCGTTCATTACGGCTGATGCCAGCGGTCCGAAACATATGGTCACGAAACTCACCCGTGCCAAACTGGAACAGTTGGTTGACGATTTGATCCAACGCACTGTCGAGCCCTGCAGGAAGGCCTTGGGGGACGCCGGGGTCTCAGGCCGTGACATCAATGAAGTAGTGCTGGTCGGCGGCATGACCCGCATGCCAAAGGTCATCCAAGTCGTAAAGGAGTTTTTCTCCAAAGAGCCACATCGTGGTGTGAATCCGGACGAAGTGGTGGCGATCGGGGCTGCGATCCAAGGTGGCGTGCTCAAGGGTGATGTGAAGGACGTCCTCCTGCTCGACGTCACTCCCCTCTCCCTGGGCATCGAAACGCTCGGCGGCGTCTTCACGAAGCTGATTGAGCGCAACACTACTGTGCCGACCAAGAAGAGCCAGATCTTTTCGACAGCGGCGGACAATCAAACGGCCGTCACGATCCGTGTCTTCCAGGGCGAACGGGAAATGGCGAACGACAACAAACTGCTCGGTCAGTTTGATCTCGTCGGTATTCCGCCAGCTCCTCGCGGCATGCCACAGATCGAAGTCGCCTTCGACATCGATGCGAACGGCATCGTGCACGTATCGGCGAAAGACATGGCGACGCAAAAGGAACAGTCAATCAAGATCACCGCGTCCAGCGGATTAAGCAAGGAAGAAGTCGAGAAGCTCGTCAAAGACGCCCAGTCGCACACTGAAGACGACAAGAAGCGCCGGAAAGCGGCGGAGGCCAAGAATCAGGCGGACAACCTGATCTATCAGACGGAGAAAAACCTGACTGAACATGGCGATAAGGTGCCCGCCGAGGAGAAAACGAAGATTCAAGAAGCGGTCGCAGCGCTCAAGAAAGCGATGGAAGGCACCGATACCGCCGCCATCGAGTCCGCGACACAGACCCTGATGACGGCCTCCCATAAACTCGCTGAGGAGATGTATAAGAAAGCCTCTGCGACGTCGGGGGCCGGCACCTCCTCAGCAGATAGCAACGGGGCCGGCGAAACGAAGACCGACGAAAAGGTCGTCGACGCAGAGTTCGAAGAAGTAGACAAAGACAAGAAGTAA
- a CDS encoding 16S rRNA (uracil(1498)-N(3))-methyltransferase produces the protein MPTFFIGPEAITLPTIHISGPLLHHLRESLRLHQGESLTLTDHHGSRYHVEVTETSPRAINTRVLKQETAPPRSTPQIVLGQALLKGEKMDWVLQKATELGVDTIVPLETHHSVVKPIPERVERQRTRWSRIVLEAAQQSERWTIPTVLDPTGLERFCDRQSGATMKGILSERSKGSSLASLALPREPHHVIVLLIGPEGGWTPGEQRLAQDLGFVSLTLGGRILRAETAALAALSILQSRLGALG, from the coding sequence ATGCCAACGTTCTTCATTGGGCCCGAGGCCATTACTTTACCGACCATCCACATATCCGGTCCGTTGCTGCACCATTTGCGCGAGAGTCTCCGACTCCATCAGGGTGAATCGTTGACACTGACGGATCATCACGGCAGCAGATATCACGTGGAGGTGACGGAGACTTCACCTCGCGCAATCAATACTCGTGTTCTCAAGCAGGAAACGGCCCCGCCTCGCTCGACCCCTCAGATCGTGCTCGGCCAGGCCCTGTTGAAGGGTGAAAAGATGGACTGGGTGTTGCAGAAAGCGACTGAGCTCGGTGTTGACACGATTGTTCCGCTCGAAACTCATCACAGCGTCGTAAAGCCAATCCCAGAACGGGTCGAACGTCAACGGACCAGATGGAGTCGCATTGTGTTGGAGGCGGCACAGCAATCGGAACGATGGACAATCCCGACGGTATTGGATCCGACAGGGCTCGAGCGATTTTGCGATCGGCAGTCAGGAGCAACGATGAAAGGGATCCTGTCGGAACGGTCCAAGGGCAGCTCTCTCGCTTCCCTCGCGCTTCCGCGTGAGCCCCATCACGTGATCGTTCTTCTGATTGGACCGGAAGGGGGATGGACACCGGGGGAACAGCGATTGGCTCAAGACCTCGGATTCGTCTCGCTCACGCTAGGGGGACGCATTCTCCGAGCAGAGACGGCGGCACTCGCCGCGCTCAGCATTCTCCAATCGAGACTGGGTGCATTAGGATAG
- the grpE gene encoding nucleotide exchange factor GrpE, with amino-acid sequence MSKEKKNINTIENLEVRPSETASASAEETTQAAELQQALTAKTEECQGLNDRYLRLAAEFENYKRLAQRDQREHIRYSNEQILKELLLVVDNLERAVKAAKENGTSESLVQGVDLTLKQLMGVLTKFGVQPVATVGQPFDPAAHHAVTSVASLQIAENHVVEEFQRGYRLHDRILRAAMVSVSTGTGQDSTNGETTTTSTEGHSLSN; translated from the coding sequence GTGTCAAAAGAAAAGAAGAACATCAATACAATCGAGAACTTAGAAGTCCGACCTTCTGAGACAGCCTCTGCCAGCGCCGAGGAGACGACTCAGGCGGCAGAACTTCAGCAAGCTCTGACTGCCAAAACCGAGGAATGCCAGGGACTGAATGACCGGTATCTCCGTCTGGCTGCTGAGTTCGAGAATTACAAGCGACTGGCCCAGCGGGACCAGCGTGAGCATATTCGATATAGCAACGAACAGATTCTCAAGGAGCTCTTACTCGTTGTCGACAATCTCGAGCGGGCTGTGAAGGCCGCCAAGGAAAACGGAACGAGCGAAAGTCTCGTCCAGGGGGTGGACCTGACCCTCAAACAGTTGATGGGAGTCTTGACGAAATTCGGGGTTCAGCCTGTTGCCACCGTTGGTCAACCTTTTGATCCCGCCGCGCACCACGCGGTCACGTCAGTGGCATCCCTTCAGATTGCCGAGAACCATGTGGTGGAAGAGTTCCAGCGTGGTTACCGGCTCCATGACCGCATCTTGCGGGCCGCCATGGTCAGCGTGTCGACGGGAACGGGACAGGATTCGACGAACGGTGAGACTACGACGACGAGTACGGAAGGTCACAGTTTGAGCAATTGA
- the dnaJ gene encoding molecular chaperone DnaJ: MRPSFVDERDSVFLHVSLSTVTAVSKRDYYETLGVDRTASEDELKKAYRKLAREHHPDLHTGDQQKKRAEEKFKEINEAYETLSDQEKRRRYDMFGHAGAQQGAGFEGSSGFGGSGFGDVFNDIFDDFFGGHRSSSRAERGNDLQYNLELTFEESVYGKEAKLKIPRWETCGECRGSGAKSAAAIKTCPSCKGAGQIRLQQGFFSISRPCGQCEGSGRIVTEPCSACQGRQQTYRERTIAVHIPAGIESGMRLRLANEGESGVNNGPSGDLYVAITVKPHPVFQRKGHDIVCEVPVHFVTAVMGGKVDVPTLKGNTVIKIPPGTQHDKILRLKGLGVPSLKGHSTGDQQFIIKVQIPTKMTARQKELLTEFAKESGMSMDAEGDGFFDNMKTFFE, from the coding sequence GTGAGACCGAGTTTCGTTGATGAACGGGACTCGGTCTTTCTGCACGTTTCATTGAGCACCGTGACAGCAGTGAGCAAACGCGATTACTACGAAACCCTTGGCGTCGATCGGACTGCGTCCGAAGACGAGCTGAAGAAAGCCTACCGCAAGCTGGCCCGCGAGCATCATCCTGATCTGCATACCGGCGATCAACAGAAGAAGCGCGCCGAAGAAAAGTTCAAAGAGATCAACGAAGCTTACGAAACACTCAGCGATCAAGAGAAGCGGCGGCGATATGACATGTTCGGACATGCCGGTGCCCAACAAGGAGCCGGTTTTGAGGGTTCCAGCGGCTTCGGTGGGAGCGGATTCGGAGACGTTTTCAACGATATCTTCGACGACTTTTTTGGGGGACATCGCAGCAGCAGTCGGGCGGAACGGGGCAACGACCTCCAATACAACCTCGAACTCACCTTCGAGGAATCCGTCTACGGCAAGGAAGCCAAGCTTAAAATTCCTCGGTGGGAAACCTGTGGCGAATGCCGGGGAAGCGGCGCCAAATCCGCTGCCGCCATTAAAACCTGTCCGAGTTGCAAAGGCGCGGGGCAGATCCGTCTCCAGCAGGGTTTCTTCAGTATCAGCCGTCCGTGTGGACAATGCGAAGGATCTGGACGGATCGTGACGGAGCCTTGTTCTGCCTGCCAAGGGCGGCAACAGACCTACCGCGAACGCACCATCGCAGTTCACATTCCGGCCGGAATCGAATCGGGCATGCGGCTACGTCTCGCAAACGAAGGCGAATCCGGCGTCAACAATGGCCCTTCCGGTGACCTCTACGTCGCGATCACCGTCAAACCGCATCCCGTGTTTCAGCGAAAAGGCCACGACATCGTCTGCGAAGTCCCCGTCCACTTTGTGACCGCTGTGATGGGCGGCAAAGTCGATGTTCCTACGCTCAAGGGCAATACCGTGATCAAGATTCCTCCCGGCACACAACACGACAAGATTCTCCGCCTCAAAGGACTCGGCGTCCCCAGTCTCAAAGGGCATAGCACTGGCGATCAGCAGTTCATCATCAAGGTGCAGATCCCCACGAAGATGACCGCACGCCAGAAGGAATTACTCACGGAGTTTGCTAAAGAAAGCGGCATGTCGATGGATGCCGAGGGGGACGGGTTCTTCGACAATATGAAAACGTTCTTCGAATAG
- a CDS encoding valine--tRNA ligase, with the protein MATPQLDKTYDPKSVETRWYQLWEQHGYFHASVTHPGQPYCIVIPPPNVTGSLHVGHALNNSIQDILIRWRRMQGRNVLWMPGMDHAGIATQNVVERQLAAEGTSREQLGREKFVERVWAWKAQSGGTIIQQLKRLGASCDWARLRFTMDGGLSKAVLEVFVRLYEDGLIYRGERLINWCPRCLTALSDIEVEHEEVKGKLYHIRYPLADDPATFLTVATTRPETMLGDTAVAVHPEDPRYRHLIGKKVRLPLTTREIPIVGDSILVDLEFGTGAVKITPAHDFNDFEAGERHHLPRLPILDHQALLDRTGLHAAGVEPAVIDAVATTPVIKARPRIEQFLKDRGLLTKVDDHKMSIGKCYRCKTVVEPYLSPQWFVKIKPLAEPAIKAVEDGRIRIIPEGWVNNYLGWMREIKDWCISRQIWWGHQIPAWYCRTCNGHLIVEKKSSMPSCPRFTILQGAKAIVGKVAPLSCPTCGKTDFILDPDVLDTWFSSGLWPFSTLGWPEQTPELKTYYPTSTLVTGLDILFFWVARMIMLGLRFMGEVPFRDVYIHALVRDAEGQKMSKSKGNVIDPLHVMEEFGTDALRFTLASMASPGRDIKLAEERIEGYRNFANKIWNAARFSLMYLDGPRTSLPRAERAFPDRWILSRLHHTIATVTNELEAYRFDRAANALYHFIWHEYCDWYLELIKPVLQDSTHQDSASTRHTLIETLETTLRLLHPFMPFLTEDIWQHLPHEGGSIVVRPYPAADAAYRDSEAEDVFALLEQTVGLVRTARVLLNYPPGQQIQFSVSQDEPKRRQQLNQLSSYLSHLGRGTADFAPTTQWPTSRLLRLVAKNLSVGVGVTGDVDLKKALERIVKQKSEQAKEIERLESKLRNSDFVSKAPPEVITDHQERARSLQHDQAMLASSEQQLRAMLGA; encoded by the coding sequence ATGGCAACCCCGCAGCTCGACAAGACCTACGATCCGAAATCGGTTGAAACACGCTGGTATCAGCTTTGGGAACAACACGGGTATTTTCACGCGTCGGTCACCCACCCGGGCCAGCCGTACTGCATCGTCATCCCGCCCCCAAACGTTACCGGCTCTTTGCACGTCGGTCATGCGCTCAACAACTCGATCCAGGACATTCTGATCCGCTGGCGTCGCATGCAAGGACGGAACGTCTTGTGGATGCCAGGGATGGACCACGCCGGCATCGCCACCCAGAACGTCGTCGAGCGGCAACTCGCTGCGGAAGGGACGTCGCGTGAACAGCTCGGCAGGGAGAAATTTGTCGAACGGGTGTGGGCATGGAAAGCTCAATCTGGCGGCACCATTATCCAGCAGCTCAAGCGGTTAGGGGCCTCCTGCGATTGGGCTCGGCTCCGCTTCACCATGGATGGGGGCTTGTCGAAAGCGGTCCTCGAAGTCTTCGTCCGGCTCTACGAGGACGGCCTCATTTATCGGGGTGAACGGCTGATCAACTGGTGCCCCCGCTGCCTGACCGCGCTGTCCGACATCGAAGTCGAGCATGAGGAGGTCAAGGGGAAGCTGTACCATATTCGGTATCCACTCGCAGACGATCCGGCTACGTTTTTGACTGTTGCCACAACCCGTCCTGAAACAATGCTGGGCGATACCGCCGTGGCGGTGCACCCTGAAGATCCACGTTATCGCCACCTCATCGGCAAAAAAGTCCGTCTGCCGCTTACAACACGCGAGATTCCAATCGTAGGTGATTCGATCTTAGTAGACCTAGAGTTCGGCACCGGCGCGGTGAAGATCACACCGGCGCATGACTTCAACGACTTTGAAGCAGGCGAACGGCATCACCTGCCACGACTACCCATCTTGGATCATCAAGCGCTGCTTGATCGAACCGGTCTGCACGCCGCTGGCGTGGAACCGGCCGTCATTGACGCCGTTGCCACGACCCCGGTCATCAAGGCTCGTCCGAGGATCGAGCAGTTCCTGAAAGATCGCGGCCTCCTCACAAAAGTCGACGATCATAAGATGTCGATCGGAAAGTGTTACCGTTGCAAAACCGTCGTGGAGCCGTACCTGTCGCCTCAGTGGTTTGTAAAGATCAAACCCCTGGCCGAGCCGGCCATAAAGGCGGTGGAGGACGGACGGATCAGGATTATTCCAGAAGGATGGGTAAATAATTATCTCGGTTGGATGAGGGAAATTAAAGACTGGTGCATCTCGCGCCAGATTTGGTGGGGACACCAGATTCCCGCCTGGTACTGTCGCACATGCAATGGACACTTGATCGTCGAAAAGAAAAGTTCGATGCCTTCCTGCCCGCGCTTCACTATTCTACAGGGAGCTAAAGCCATTGTCGGAAAGGTTGCGCCTCTCTCCTGTCCGACCTGCGGGAAGACTGACTTCATCCTTGATCCGGACGTGCTCGACACCTGGTTCTCATCCGGTCTTTGGCCTTTCTCCACATTAGGCTGGCCGGAGCAGACACCAGAACTCAAAACCTACTACCCAACTTCAACGCTCGTGACCGGACTGGACATTCTCTTCTTTTGGGTCGCCCGTATGATCATGCTCGGGCTGAGGTTTATGGGCGAGGTACCCTTCCGAGATGTTTATATCCACGCCCTCGTGCGGGATGCGGAAGGCCAAAAGATGAGCAAGTCCAAAGGCAACGTGATCGATCCGCTCCACGTCATGGAGGAATTCGGCACTGACGCGCTGCGATTTACCCTGGCCTCGATGGCTTCCCCGGGACGTGACATCAAGCTCGCCGAGGAGCGAATCGAAGGCTACCGAAATTTCGCCAACAAGATCTGGAATGCCGCCCGGTTCAGCTTGATGTATCTCGATGGTCCGCGCACCTCGTTGCCGCGGGCCGAACGCGCATTCCCGGACCGCTGGATTCTAAGTCGTCTCCACCACACCATTGCCACTGTGACAAATGAGCTGGAAGCCTATCGTTTTGACCGTGCCGCCAACGCTCTATACCATTTTATCTGGCATGAATACTGTGACTGGTACTTGGAGTTGATCAAACCCGTCCTTCAGGATTCTACTCATCAGGATAGCGCAAGCACCAGACATACACTGATCGAAACCCTCGAAACCACCCTGCGGTTGCTTCATCCCTTTATGCCCTTTCTCACCGAAGACATTTGGCAGCACCTGCCGCATGAAGGGGGGAGTATTGTGGTGCGGCCATATCCAGCGGCAGACGCAGCTTACAGGGATTCAGAAGCAGAAGACGTGTTCGCTCTTCTTGAACAAACCGTCGGGCTGGTTCGCACGGCCCGTGTTCTCTTGAATTATCCACCCGGACAGCAGATTCAGTTCTCTGTGTCACAAGATGAACCCAAACGGCGACAGCAGCTGAACCAACTCAGCAGTTATCTCAGTCACCTTGGTCGCGGGACAGCCGACTTTGCTCCAACCACACAGTGGCCGACCTCCCGACTGCTCCGTCTCGTGGCCAAAAACCTGTCCGTTGGAGTTGGTGTAACTGGCGATGTCGACCTAAAAAAAGCGCTGGAACGGATCGTCAAGCAGAAGTCCGAGCAGGCCAAGGAAATCGAGCGTCTCGAGAGCAAGCTTCGTAACAGCGACTTTGTCTCCAAGGCTCCGCCGGAGGTCATCACGGACCATCAGGAACGTGCGCGAAGCCTCCAACACGATCAGGCTATGCTCGCGAGCAGCGAACAACAACTGCGGGCCATGTTAGGAGCCTAG
- a CDS encoding YCF48-related protein encodes MNGWGRKFSVVAGRVSAVVFASVISILPGHPAGAGESPLSFTAQKSGTEVTLMSVHFRSLSVGWAVGSGGTVLKTLDGGQKWKKVSSGTTALLTGILFVDDKRGWLVGANGTIRHSVNGGDTWAPQPIDTQVPLYGISFMSPTEGWVVGGNGTILHTTDGGGHWIDQASTTTAALYAVQFVTEKRGTAVGAVGTVLATDDGGATWVAQETQGAVTLFDVYFSDPTTGWVVGNAGAMFHTTDGGGRWVDRTLPCVRNCTKLTDLLRVRFTDPRTGWIVGERGMVYHTADSGFTWVERESVAKVSLFGLSFPDALHGWATGEKGTIVRLSIGR; translated from the coding sequence ATGAATGGTTGGGGCCGAAAGTTTTCCGTAGTTGCGGGTCGCGTAAGTGCTGTCGTCTTTGCCTCAGTGATATCTATCCTGCCCGGGCATCCAGCGGGAGCCGGCGAATCTCCTCTTTCATTTACCGCACAAAAATCCGGAACCGAAGTCACGCTGATGAGTGTGCATTTTCGTAGTCTCAGCGTGGGTTGGGCCGTCGGATCCGGAGGAACCGTGCTCAAGACTCTCGATGGCGGCCAGAAATGGAAGAAGGTCTCGAGCGGGACCACAGCGCTATTAACGGGAATTCTATTTGTCGATGACAAACGAGGATGGCTGGTCGGCGCGAACGGCACGATCCGGCACAGTGTCAATGGTGGAGACACATGGGCGCCACAACCGATCGATACCCAGGTACCATTGTACGGCATCTCATTCATGTCTCCGACAGAGGGATGGGTGGTCGGCGGAAACGGGACGATCCTTCATACGACCGACGGGGGAGGCCATTGGATTGATCAGGCGAGCACGACGACCGCGGCCTTGTATGCGGTTCAGTTCGTCACGGAAAAGCGTGGAACGGCTGTGGGTGCTGTCGGCACGGTCCTCGCGACAGATGACGGAGGTGCGACATGGGTGGCGCAAGAAACGCAAGGCGCGGTCACCCTCTTCGATGTCTATTTCTCTGATCCTACGACAGGGTGGGTGGTCGGCAATGCTGGTGCGATGTTTCACACGACCGACGGAGGCGGCCGGTGGGTCGATCGAACGCTTCCCTGCGTGAGGAATTGCACAAAGCTGACGGATTTGCTGCGTGTCCGTTTCACTGATCCTCGGACCGGGTGGATCGTGGGCGAACGGGGCATGGTGTACCACACGGCGGATAGCGGCTTTACCTGGGTCGAACGGGAGAGTGTCGCAAAGGTTTCGCTCTTCGGACTTTCGTTCCCCGATGCGCTGCACGGTTGGGCAACCGGCGAGAAAGGCACCATCGTTCGCCTTTCGATCGGTCGGTAG
- the nadC gene encoding carboxylating nicotinate-nucleotide diphosphorylase, whose protein sequence is MRQFPAAEIRRAVRIALEEDLALGDVTTSTLFPHRTPGRATITAQQDLVSAGLTAAVQTFLAVDPSLSVTPLCKEGDLLLSGQSLMGVEGDGRSILMAERVALNFLQHLSGIATLTRKFRDAVKDYPVTILDTRKTLPGLRALEKWAVTLGGGQNHRRSLGDGILIKDNHLSLLKAQKQGVREACRRARKKALDTLTVIVEVESLADVRQALAGKADVILLDNMTPRMVRQAVTLIKERALVEVSGGITLDNVQEMAAAGPDFISIGALTHSAPAATLSLELEPLPHRPRKRH, encoded by the coding sequence ATGCGACAGTTTCCTGCCGCCGAGATCAGGCGCGCCGTTCGTATCGCGCTTGAGGAGGATCTCGCCTTGGGAGACGTCACCACCAGCACGCTTTTCCCTCATAGAACGCCAGGACGCGCCACGATTACCGCACAGCAGGACTTGGTCTCCGCAGGCTTAACCGCCGCCGTTCAGACTTTCCTCGCCGTTGACCCCTCGCTGAGCGTCACACCCTTGTGCAAGGAAGGTGATCTGCTACTTTCGGGTCAGTCGTTGATGGGGGTCGAAGGAGATGGCCGATCCATCCTCATGGCTGAGCGAGTCGCCCTCAATTTTCTCCAGCATCTCTCCGGCATCGCCACATTGACCAGGAAGTTTCGTGACGCAGTGAAGGACTATCCCGTCACCATCCTCGACACGCGAAAAACCCTTCCCGGCTTGCGGGCCCTTGAAAAGTGGGCGGTCACACTCGGCGGTGGACAGAACCACCGCCGGTCGTTGGGAGACGGTATTTTGATTAAAGACAACCATCTCTCCCTCCTGAAGGCACAGAAGCAAGGTGTGCGCGAAGCCTGTCGTCGCGCCCGCAAGAAAGCGTTGGATACACTCACGGTCATCGTGGAGGTTGAATCTCTCGCAGACGTCCGCCAGGCCCTGGCAGGGAAGGCGGATGTGATTCTGCTCGACAACATGACCCCGCGAATGGTTCGTCAGGCCGTGACCCTCATCAAGGAACGCGCACTAGTCGAAGTTTCCGGGGGCATCACCCTGGACAATGTGCAGGAGATGGCCGCGGCCGGGCCTGACTTTATCTCCATCGGCGCCTTGACTCATTCCGCGCCGGCCGCCACCCTCAGTCTCGAACTCGAGCCGCTTCCACACAGGCCACGAAAACGGCACTAA
- a CDS encoding biotin--[acetyl-CoA-carboxylase] ligase: MDSIRSTLATQILGRRIELFEQLPSTNLEATTLGESGVEHGTVVIADRQTAGRGRLGRTWFSPGVTNVYCSLVLRASLPSNRLSDWLSWLPLITALAAAEAIESVTSASISLKWPNDLLLSDRKVGGILCENVQASPSGPFQIVGIGINVNTKPEDFPEELRASATSLWNQTHAVVDRNRLIAQLLLELEHCVEELTEHGPQQLALAYQRRCSTLGRKVQASLADGSELTGCAESISQDGSLLVSTVPGSGPNRTVELRAADIIHLRS; encoded by the coding sequence GTGGATTCGATCCGTAGCACCCTGGCGACCCAGATCTTAGGCCGCCGGATCGAATTGTTCGAACAACTCCCCTCGACAAATCTTGAAGCGACTACGCTGGGCGAATCCGGTGTTGAGCATGGGACGGTGGTCATCGCCGACCGCCAAACAGCCGGTCGAGGTCGTCTGGGGCGAACCTGGTTTTCGCCGGGCGTCACCAACGTCTATTGTTCTCTGGTGTTAAGAGCCTCGCTTCCTTCCAATCGTTTGTCGGACTGGCTCTCATGGCTTCCATTGATCACCGCTCTCGCCGCCGCTGAGGCAATCGAGTCCGTGACGTCGGCATCGATCTCTCTTAAGTGGCCCAATGATCTTCTACTATCCGATCGAAAAGTCGGTGGAATCCTCTGCGAGAATGTCCAAGCTTCACCATCGGGCCCGTTTCAAATCGTTGGGATCGGCATCAATGTGAACACGAAGCCTGAGGATTTTCCCGAAGAGCTCCGCGCATCAGCGACCTCCCTGTGGAACCAGACTCATGCTGTTGTCGATCGGAATAGGCTCATCGCACAACTATTACTCGAGCTGGAGCACTGCGTCGAGGAGCTCACCGAACACGGACCACAACAACTGGCGCTCGCATACCAACGGCGTTGTTCAACCCTTGGACGGAAGGTACAAGCGAGTCTGGCAGACGGCTCGGAACTCACCGGATGCGCCGAATCGATCAGCCAAGATGGCTCGCTCCTAGTTTCAACCGTCCCAGGAAGCGGGCCGAACAGAACCGTCGAGCTCCGTGCCGCAGACATCATTCACCTCAGATCCTAG
- a CDS encoding type III pantothenate kinase, whose translation MLLVVDIGNTNIVWGIYDNRTLLAHWRLATDTKRTADEYGILFSNLLAAAGILPQRVSGAIISSVVPVLTPTFEEMVEGSFGRHALLVTSETDTGLTLTYANPKEIGSDRLVNAAAAYHKYRRDLIIVDFGTATTFCAVTKDGQYLGGVIAPGLGISAEALFTRAAKLAKVEFVRPKTVIGTDTASSIQSGLLFGYAGLVDSLVRRMEQELGGSALVIATGGLSSILAAETTTIQKIEPLLTLEGLELLYRRTTGEPGPTLWT comes from the coding sequence ATGTTGCTGGTCGTTGATATCGGGAACACGAACATCGTCTGGGGCATCTACGACAACCGCACCCTCCTCGCTCACTGGCGCTTGGCGACAGATACGAAGCGAACAGCGGATGAGTATGGTATTCTCTTCTCCAATCTCCTCGCCGCAGCGGGAATTCTCCCTCAACGTGTCTCCGGAGCGATCATTTCTAGCGTCGTTCCTGTTCTCACACCCACTTTCGAGGAAATGGTAGAAGGATCCTTTGGCCGACATGCCCTCCTCGTGACATCTGAAACAGATACAGGACTGACGTTGACCTATGCCAACCCCAAGGAGATTGGGAGTGATCGATTAGTGAATGCGGCTGCGGCGTACCACAAATACCGCCGCGACCTCATCATCGTCGATTTCGGCACCGCCACGACGTTTTGCGCCGTCACGAAAGACGGCCAGTACCTCGGGGGAGTCATCGCTCCGGGTCTGGGTATATCAGCGGAAGCCCTATTCACCAGAGCCGCTAAGCTGGCCAAAGTTGAATTCGTTCGCCCCAAAACCGTTATCGGCACCGATACCGCGAGCAGTATCCAGTCCGGGCTGTTATTCGGATATGCCGGTTTGGTCGACTCATTGGTTCGCCGAATGGAGCAAGAACTAGGAGGGTCCGCTCTTGTCATTGCAACGGGGGGCCTCAGTTCAATCCTCGCTGCTGAGACAACAACTATCCAAAAAATTGAGCCGCTTTTGACCCTCGAGGGACTCGAATTGCTATACCGCCGAACGACCGGCGAACCAGGTCCGACCTTATGGACCTAA